The genomic segment TGCACCTTTATCTCTTGCTATTTTCGCTATTATAGGCGCTCCTCCAGTGCCTGTTCCTCCACCCATCCCTGCAGTAATAAAAACCATATCTGCTTCACCAATGATATCTGCAATCTTATCAGTATCTTCTAAAGCAGCTTTTCTTCCAATCTCAGGATTAGCCCCAGCTCCTAAGCCTTTGGTTATTTCTTTTCCTAACTGGAGTTTGTGAGTCGCTAAAGATGCCTCCAGAGCTTGCATATCAGTGTTTGCGATAACAAAATCAACCCCTTCTAATCGCGATGCGATCATAGTGTTGACAGCATTACCACCTCCTCCGCCAACACCAATAACCTTGATTTTAGCCGATAAATCTATATCTTCAACAAATTCGAACATCCCTCTTCCTCCTTTCAAGTTTTTATTAAAAAACTCTTAAAACTGTCTCTTTCATTCGTTCGAACATCTTCCCTAACATTCTATTGTTACCAGATCCATTGAATTTCCCATTGTTTTGATTGTTATATCCATATAGAACCAACCCAACGCCTGTAGCATACATAGGACTGTTTACCACATCAACTAATCCCCCAATACCGATAGGCATACCGACCCTTACAGGTAATTCAAATGTCTGCTCACCTATCTCAGACATTCCCTCCATTATTGCAGCCCCCCCCGTAATCACGACACCAGAAGCAATCAGTTCATTGAATCCCGACATAAGCAACTCTTTCTTAACAAGGGTAAACAATTCTTTAATCCTCGGTTCTATTATCTCACTTAAAATCTTTCGGGAAAGAGTCCTGGGCATCCTTCCGCCTACACTTGGCACCTCTATTGTTTCATCTTCTTTGACGAGAGATGTCATGGCACAACCATATCGCTTTTTAATTTTTTCTGCTTCTACTGATGGTGTCTTCAAACCTATTGCAATATCATTTGTCACATGGTTCCCGCCAATGGGTAACACCGATGTATGTCTAACACTTCCATCATAGAACAGAGCAATGTCAGTTGTTCCTCCTCCAATATCCACAATTACAACACCTAACTCTTGTTCATCCGGGGTTAGAACTGCTTCGCTAGAAGCCAGTTGATCTAAAACAATATCTTTAACTTCTATATTTCCTTTGTTCACACATTTTACAATATTTTGTAACGATGTCGCTGCACCCGTAACAATATGAACTTTTCCTTCTAATCTTACCCCTGAGATACCCAAAGGATCTTTAATGCCATCCTGCTCATCAATAATAAACTCTTGGGATAAGACATGAATAATTTCTCTATCAAAAGGCATGGCCATAGCCTTCGCAGCGTCTATAACTCTCTCTATATCTGATTGTACCACCTCCTTATTTTTTATGGCGATGATGCCATGGCTGTTTAGACCCTTAATATGAGAACCTGTAATACTGACATAAGCAGAATCAATCTCTATTCCTGCCATAAGTTCCGCCTCTTCAATAGCTTTCTTAATCGAGTCTACTGTACTATCAATATTGACTACTACACCCTTTTTCAATCCCTTTGACGGATGGATTCCTATTCCTATGATATCTATCTCATTTTCTTCACCCAGCGCACCTACAATTGCACAGATCTTTGAAGTCCCTATATCTAAACCTACAATTGTATCTCCTTTCTTAATCATAT from the Nitrospinota bacterium genome contains:
- the ftsA gene encoding cell division protein FtsA → MIKKGDTIVGLDIGTSKICAIVGALGEENEIDIIGIGIHPSKGLKKGVVVNIDSTVDSIKKAIEEAELMAGIEIDSAYVSITGSHIKGLNSHGIIAIKNKEVVQSDIERVIDAAKAMAMPFDREIIHVLSQEFIIDEQDGIKDPLGISGVRLEGKVHIVTGAATSLQNIVKCVNKGNIEVKDIVLDQLASSEAVLTPDEQELGVVIVDIGGGTTDIALFYDGSVRHTSVLPIGGNHVTNDIAIGLKTPSVEAEKIKKRYGCAMTSLVKEDETIEVPSVGGRMPRTLSRKILSEIIEPRIKELFTLVKKELLMSGFNELIASGVVITGGAAIMEGMSEIGEQTFELPVRVGMPIGIGGLVDVVNSPMYATGVGLVLYGYNNQNNGKFNGSGNNRMLGKMFERMKETVLRVF